One stretch of Verrucomicrobiia bacterium DNA includes these proteins:
- a CDS encoding zf-TFIIB domain-containing protein: MATCPADGQTLIKVPLARVQVLGCPRCRGVWVAREQLMTLALEQAKTAAPVSSEVAAKPPAKTAHRFCTVQCQTPLEPKIVRGIEIDRCTTCDGYWFDGGEVQRLLKAYKPPSLQTVGKKLIHEVRNRAKGPTSYQSKWRQSIADASLDGAAELVVEVVLESLNSAEW, encoded by the coding sequence ATGGCGACGTGTCCCGCAGACGGGCAGACGTTGATCAAAGTGCCGCTGGCGCGTGTGCAGGTCTTGGGCTGTCCACGTTGCCGTGGCGTTTGGGTGGCACGGGAACAGCTTATGACTTTGGCGCTGGAGCAGGCGAAGACCGCTGCTCCGGTGTCGAGTGAAGTCGCGGCCAAGCCTCCCGCTAAAACCGCGCACCGCTTCTGCACGGTGCAGTGCCAGACGCCGTTGGAACCGAAGATCGTCCGGGGCATCGAGATCGACCGCTGCACGACGTGTGATGGTTATTGGTTCGATGGTGGGGAGGTGCAAAGGTTGTTGAAAGCGTACAAACCGCCTTCGCTACAGACGGTAGGGAAGAAGCTGATCCATGAGGTTAGGAATCGAGCCAAAGGGCCGACATCCTATCAATCCAAGTGGCGGCAATCGATTGCTGATGCTTCGCTGGATGGAGCGGCAGAATTGGTTGTGGAGGTAGTGTTAGAAAGTTTGAATTCGGCGGAATGGTGA
- the glgP gene encoding alpha-glucan family phosphorylase has translation MSKTCFSSTEITEMVEGLHKLSHNLWWTWNQEAQEVFQELSPRAWQNLYHNAVAVMHEVSDYELRMRLQDHEFARRVHEVLETFKSYLEDKETWGAQHGPKLQKNPVAYFSAEFGFHETLPIAAGGLGILAGDHTKSVSDLGLGFVGISLFYREGYFQQAINHENWQTEYYTLLNPKNLPLEPVLNAKGEPLICTVWMATSQVSFRAWRVNVGRVPVYLLDTNLPENEQHYRDLTLRVYGGDSTTRILQEILLGIGGVRLMRALGIQPSTFHMNEGHAAFLVLELAREKMASGMKFEQALQSTKQECIFTTHTPVPAGHDRFSRDLVNYALLKVTQSLGLSGEQFMGLGRVNPADANELFCMTVLALRGSRAANGVSELHGQVSREMWHCMYPNGKVADVPIGHITNGVHTLGWMKGTVRRFWRRKLAANKPVVPAGEETAFWTKNPALHLENEVDKPEFWARMADPEFVSDEELWALRFKLRRELVEFARRRLLIQGRSFAQNDFITLDQLLNPSALTIGFARRFATYKRAPLIFDQYESVVKLVKDKERPVQFIFAGKAHPRDDEGKRFIQKVIHLSKHSDLTGHLVFIENYDIHVARQMVSGCDVWLNNPRRPLEASGTSGQKCGCHGVLNLSIMDGWWREGYDGTNGFSIGDDSHPDNIEEQDKQDSANLYKALTEEVIPSFYNRDANGIPRQWIQRIRRAMVTLVPKYGTWRMVQDYANKYYIQK, from the coding sequence ATGAGCAAAACATGTTTTTCCAGCACTGAAATCACGGAGATGGTCGAGGGACTGCACAAACTTTCACATAACCTCTGGTGGACTTGGAACCAGGAAGCGCAGGAAGTGTTTCAGGAGCTGTCTCCGCGTGCCTGGCAAAACCTGTATCACAATGCCGTGGCGGTGATGCATGAGGTTTCGGACTACGAGTTACGCATGCGCCTGCAGGATCATGAATTCGCGCGTCGTGTGCATGAGGTGCTGGAGACGTTCAAGAGCTACTTGGAAGACAAGGAAACGTGGGGCGCGCAGCATGGGCCGAAGCTCCAGAAGAATCCGGTGGCGTATTTCTCTGCGGAGTTTGGTTTCCATGAAACGTTGCCGATCGCGGCCGGTGGCTTGGGTATCTTGGCGGGTGATCATACGAAGTCGGTGAGCGATCTCGGTTTGGGCTTCGTGGGCATCAGCCTGTTCTATCGCGAAGGTTACTTCCAGCAGGCGATCAATCATGAGAACTGGCAGACGGAATATTACACGCTGCTGAATCCGAAAAATCTTCCGCTGGAACCGGTCTTGAATGCGAAGGGTGAACCGCTCATCTGCACGGTCTGGATGGCGACCTCGCAAGTGTCTTTCCGCGCTTGGCGCGTGAATGTGGGTCGCGTACCGGTCTATCTGCTGGATACGAATCTGCCGGAGAACGAGCAGCATTATCGCGATCTTACTCTGCGGGTTTACGGTGGTGATAGCACAACGCGTATCTTGCAGGAAATCCTCCTGGGCATCGGCGGTGTGCGCCTGATGCGTGCGCTGGGTATTCAGCCTTCGACCTTCCACATGAACGAAGGTCATGCGGCGTTCCTCGTGCTGGAACTGGCGCGGGAGAAGATGGCGTCAGGTATGAAGTTCGAGCAGGCACTGCAATCCACGAAGCAGGAATGTATCTTTACGACGCATACGCCGGTGCCGGCTGGGCATGATCGTTTCAGCCGTGACCTGGTGAATTACGCGCTCTTGAAAGTGACGCAGAGCCTCGGTCTTTCCGGTGAGCAATTCATGGGCTTGGGCCGCGTGAATCCGGCAGATGCGAACGAGCTTTTCTGCATGACGGTTCTGGCCTTGCGCGGTTCCCGCGCGGCGAATGGCGTGAGCGAACTGCACGGGCAGGTGAGCCGCGAGATGTGGCACTGCATGTATCCGAACGGCAAGGTGGCCGATGTGCCGATCGGTCACATCACGAACGGCGTGCATACGCTCGGCTGGATGAAGGGCACAGTGCGGCGCTTCTGGCGTCGCAAGTTGGCGGCGAACAAGCCGGTGGTTCCCGCCGGTGAAGAAACGGCGTTCTGGACCAAGAACCCGGCGCTGCATCTCGAGAACGAGGTGGACAAGCCGGAGTTCTGGGCGCGCATGGCGGATCCGGAATTTGTCTCGGATGAAGAATTGTGGGCGTTACGTTTCAAGCTGCGCCGTGAGTTGGTGGAGTTCGCACGTCGTCGGTTGCTCATCCAGGGGCGCAGCTTTGCGCAGAATGATTTCATCACGCTGGACCAGTTGCTGAACCCGAGCGCGTTGACAATCGGTTTTGCCCGCCGCTTCGCGACTTACAAGCGTGCGCCGCTGATCTTCGATCAATACGAGAGCGTCGTGAAACTGGTGAAGGACAAGGAACGTCCGGTGCAGTTCATCTTCGCAGGCAAGGCGCATCCGCGTGATGACGAAGGCAAGCGTTTCATCCAAAAGGTGATCCACCTGAGCAAGCACTCGGATCTGACTGGGCATCTGGTGTTCATCGAGAATTACGACATCCACGTGGCGCGCCAGATGGTGTCTGGTTGCGATGTGTGGCTGAACAATCCGCGTCGTCCGTTGGAAGCCTCCGGCACGAGCGGTCAGAAGTGCGGCTGCCATGGCGTGCTGAATCTGAGTATCATGGATGGCTGGTGGCGCGAAGGCTACGATGGCACGAACGGCTTCTCCATCGGTGATGATTCGCACCCGGACAACATCGAGGAACAGGACAAGCAGGACAGTGCGAACCTCTACAAGGCGTTGACGGAAGAGGTCATCCCCAGCTTCTACAATCGCGATGCGAATGGCATCCCGCGCCAGTGGATCCAACGCATCCGCCGAGCGATGGTCACACTGGTGCCGAAGTATGGCACGTGGCGCATGGTGCAGGACTACGCGAACAAGTATTACATCCAGAAGTAA